A genomic region of Xanthomonas fragariae contains the following coding sequences:
- the xopAD gene encoding XopAD/skwp family type III secretion system effector codes for MAPVTFKPGSSGTNWSLPREQHPPSQIWEQAEASTSGSRPPLPRPLPKRRRVEQEEPGTPPQRKAPVHVRPGARGGAWDGRAQQQPATHSHRRNDPTHWRDTAPGRRPDKMPADAGAASSHLRTQRPSHGLELTTKDLCLAEQKLDPTAKERLWEERERYRRPLETDSLIDQTHNARLCVAMARDNELVRRIVGCKLALPFLYWRDSAEANAQRLGKYLQMLANARPAAGVTQRDLDHCTDLAAKYLYETGWFNGAPLGQLAHMGNKLSKHPDQPACMEAIAWIAVQVEQADGRLGLNGRELALLLNAFAKNTNSGRCERAAARLARYLRREPRARQSLNAQGISLALNAFSKWFDHPDCRSMAHSLAARLADDRRLRIDLNPQGVANALNALSKWPDAPDCKAAASALAPRLADERRLRNALKAQEVANALNALSKWPDTPACQAAANALASRLAEDFGVCNALNPQGLANVLNALSKWPDTPDCKTAATALASLLAEGNSDLCNGLDPQGVANVLNALSKWPGCASCKKAIDALSGRLAADHDLRRALDAQHVANALNALSKWPDTPVCEVAASALALRLANERGLCNALNPQGVANALNALSKWPKTEDCEVAASALAPRLADDPRLRNALDPQEVANALNALSKWPGRASCAKAIHALAGRLAADHDLRQALDAQHVANALNAVSKWPDTPDCETAATALASRLVDDDSALCNALNPQHVANALNAVSKWPDTPDCETAATALASRLVDDAGLRNALNPLGVANALNALSKWPGRASCEKAIDALAGRLATDHDLRHALEVQDVALSLNALSKSLGGAACRQAALLLAERPGSAELPWQQFDMLGLAQLGNALSRLLRVDEEEFQTLGSDKLKALAGHLELHRARFESASVSEIGLIFKALSSAQLHCQMRPLARPALERVAALMHEDGLRATNLEGLGNLCMGLLPLIRSPELTPRHRSHALSVFNTLQPIVERKIALYLTVGGSPASAQTEQHATRCPALTFFQVLKAYAVVSRQWKPRHVQGARQELHQRREQLAQWVDQTLERTREAIEADLGEMSWNLIAQIEAGDQVFDALDRRMAKEAPRIAQAHPPSRFDLGAGRLGMRSAPGQPVAPAPGTGSTTHIVVDLRGKQVSTNATETDKPYSLFTRLTGLPLVEVQLPGSISTFMLARTLTYQGQPWRFDMFGGSRATRGHLSRPSDLLSGASASPSLLPAIRYADTVPGSSLMKLITKLAPQREDWSRMQRSLLEMVPSDHVVEGTLRLGFFDDVSGPAHPFKPTAPDGRPLALCPNDGCGFLKLEVAQRIPAFRAYFSAWEAVQAGRASQAQRDLLAKDKGPTRLAPQALQHFPRDQAALQEAHEAMQRRLQALPPELSQLVLYELATSGGYEGQRVRAVPSADNQVHLPRERSQAFDAAGGALLIGKPPYDKENLLPVPQEYVATAAQGDATAEFLSQCFGIQYSYTGFDDSAGDAAGSDPAMLHSKGMLIVVPAQNWPAQFADVDLACSKEDLKTLSRWTAGRDRSAVPQDMLSTGSLRLKDIVEPGRMGALPIPELRKRNMDTDGDDAFVYAGYPRLAELIAREMDDRAARRGQPRSFKPPKTATPAIDPDSGHYQAGRLSEIMSLQRGGQIMGAASTLAARFMAQPDQLRKAMARKMMFGTYDGIERDLRNGLRQVLDGETTDREVLLAQLRAQAHEAISRAHMPEAREVAELLHAQLLELELATARSAEAPGLPDALASAEAPGLPDAPASAETPRLPDALAEAFPTLARAYMAAPDADARLRAILDNYPVCLLSHAQFPEGQPGFIPNEPELSMRNLFTIAIKVGTDALKSDTGTALFAKIVESCERSERAFAERVRSVPYGKTTARAMHEGRFDAEQTKVLLQNMPTMAAGVMQDALHSLQQAGLIDPPPPPAERLRAVQHEDIVRAAEALRTRAGEMEPVITKMLIGAAKLHGGHLEGMGHKFKSTGSLAEKFRQQIALKHKTLEEAAACINDALRYSVVLEPQHFTAGLRGVLASLDNQGHVRVKLLNLFTRQRQAFKAVNVTLRSPEGALWEIQFHTPDTFKLKEKFHDVYKESFALQLKSASQVDQHQLQASAQAAFSGVNAPPGCEEIDDWK; via the coding sequence TCCGCCCAGCCAGATCTGGGAGCAGGCTGAGGCCAGCACTAGCGGCAGTAGGCCGCCGCTTCCACGGCCGCTGCCCAAACGGCGACGGGTAGAGCAGGAGGAGCCTGGGACGCCGCCGCAACGCAAGGCGCCCGTGCATGTGCGACCCGGAGCACGTGGCGGCGCATGGGACGGGCGCGCCCAGCAGCAGCCGGCAACCCACTCGCATCGACGCAATGATCCCACCCACTGGCGCGATACCGCGCCCGGGCGGCGCCCGGACAAAATGCCCGCTGACGCCGGCGCTGCGTCGTCGCATCTGCGGACACAGCGGCCAAGTCATGGCTTGGAGCTGACGACAAAGGATCTCTGCCTGGCCGAACAAAAGCTCGACCCGACGGCAAAAGAGCGGCTGTGGGAAGAGCGAGAGCGGTATCGGCGACCGTTGGAAACAGACAGCCTGATAGATCAGACGCACAACGCTCGCCTGTGCGTCGCCATGGCACGGGACAACGAGCTGGTGCGTCGTATCGTCGGCTGCAAGCTGGCCCTGCCCTTCCTGTATTGGAGAGACAGCGCGGAAGCCAATGCGCAGCGGCTCGGCAAATATCTTCAGATGCTTGCCAATGCAAGGCCGGCCGCAGGCGTAACGCAACGCGATCTTGATCATTGCACCGACCTCGCGGCGAAGTATCTCTACGAGACCGGGTGGTTCAACGGTGCACCGCTGGGACAGCTGGCCCATATGGGCAACAAGCTGAGCAAGCACCCGGACCAGCCGGCGTGCATGGAGGCAATCGCGTGGATCGCCGTACAGGTGGAGCAGGCCGATGGTCGGTTGGGCCTGAATGGCCGCGAACTGGCCCTGTTACTGAACGCCTTTGCCAAGAACACCAACAGCGGCAGATGCGAACGCGCAGCGGCTCGCCTGGCACGTTACCTGCGGCGTGAACCCCGGGCCCGGCAGTCTCTGAACGCACAGGGCATCAGCCTGGCACTCAATGCCTTCAGCAAGTGGTTCGATCACCCGGACTGCCGGTCCATGGCGCACTCGCTCGCCGCGCGGCTGGCCGACGATCGCCGTTTGCGCATCGACCTCAATCCGCAAGGCGTGGCCAACGCGTTGAACGCCCTGAGCAAATGGCCCGACGCGCCGGACTGCAAGGCCGCCGCCAGCGCGCTGGCCCCGCGGCTGGCCGACGAGCGCCGTTTGCGCAACGCCCTCAAAGCGCAAGAAGTGGCCAACGCGTTGAACGCCCTGAGCAAATGGCCCGATACGCCGGCCTGCCAGGCCGCCGCCAACGCGCTGGCCTCGCGGCTGGCCGAGGATTTCGGTGTGTGCAACGCCCTCAACCCGCAAGGCTTGGCCAACGTGTTGAATGCACTGAGTAAATGGCCCGACACGCCGGACTGCAAGACCGCCGCCACCGCGCTGGCCTCGCTGCTGGCCGAAGGCAATTCCGATTTGTGCAACGGCCTCGACCCGCAAGGCGTGGCCAACGTGTTGAATGCGCTGAGCAAATGGCCCGGATGCGCGAGCTGCAAGAAAGCCATCGACGCCTTGTCCGGGCGGCTGGCTGCGGACCACGATTTGCGACGGGCCCTGGATGCGCAACACGTGGCCAACGCGTTGAACGCATTGAGCAAATGGCCTGATACGCCGGTCTGCGAGGTGGCCGCCAGCGCTCTGGCCCTGCGGCTGGCCAACGAGCGCGGTTTGTGTAACGCCCTCAACCCGCAAGGCGTGGCCAACGCGCTCAACGCACTGAGCAAATGGCCCAAAACGGAGGACTGTGAGGTCGCCGCCAGCGCGCTGGCCCCGCGACTGGCCGACGATCCCCGTTTGCGCAACGCCCTCGATCCGCAAGAAGTGGCCAACGCGTTGAACGCACTGAGCAAATGGCCCGGACGCGCGAGCTGCGCGAAGGCCATCCACGCCTTGGCCGGGCGGCTGGCTGCGGACCACGATTTGCGACAAGCCCTGGATGCGCAACACGTGGCCAACGCGTTGAACGCCGTGAGCAAATGGCCCGACACGCCGGACTGCGAGACCGCCGCCACCGCGCTGGCCTCGCGGCTGGTCGACGACGATTCCGCTTTGTGCAACGCCCTCAACCCGCAACACGTGGCCAACGCGCTCAACGCCGTGAGCAAATGGCCCGACACACCGGACTGCGAGACCGCCGCCACCGCGCTGGCCTCGCGGCTGGTCGACGATGCCGGTTTGCGCAACGCTCTCAACCCGCTAGGCGTGGCCAACGCGCTCAACGCCCTGAGCAAATGGCCCGGACGCGCGAGCTGCGAAAAGGCCATCGACGCCTTGGCCGGGCGGCTGGCTACGGACCACGATTTGCGACACGCCCTGGAAGTGCAGGACGTGGCCTTGTCGCTCAATGCGCTAAGCAAATCGCTTGGAGGGGCTGCCTGTCGTCAGGCAGCGTTGCTGCTCGCCGAGCGCCCAGGCTCGGCCGAGTTGCCGTGGCAGCAGTTCGACATGCTCGGGCTCGCCCAGTTGGGCAACGCGCTGTCCCGCCTGCTACGGGTAGACGAGGAAGAGTTTCAAACCTTGGGCAGCGACAAACTGAAGGCGCTGGCCGGGCACCTGGAGCTGCACCGCGCGCGTTTTGAGTCCGCCTCGGTCTCGGAGATCGGGCTGATCTTCAAGGCCCTTTCATCGGCCCAGCTTCATTGCCAGATGCGTCCGCTGGCGCGACCGGCGCTGGAGCGGGTTGCCGCGCTCATGCACGAGGATGGATTACGCGCAACGAACCTCGAGGGGCTAGGCAATCTGTGCATGGGCCTGCTGCCGCTGATCCGCAGTCCGGAGCTGACCCCTCGCCATCGCAGTCACGCCCTGAGCGTATTCAACACGTTGCAGCCGATCGTAGAGCGCAAGATCGCCTTGTACCTCACGGTCGGTGGCTCACCTGCATCGGCTCAGACCGAACAGCACGCCACACGTTGCCCGGCGTTGACGTTCTTCCAGGTGCTCAAGGCCTATGCGGTGGTGAGTCGGCAATGGAAGCCGCGCCACGTCCAAGGCGCGCGCCAGGAACTGCACCAGCGCCGCGAGCAGCTGGCGCAATGGGTCGACCAGACGCTCGAGCGCACGCGCGAGGCCATCGAGGCGGACCTCGGCGAGATGAGCTGGAACCTGATCGCGCAGATCGAGGCGGGCGACCAGGTGTTCGACGCCCTGGACCGGCGCATGGCCAAGGAGGCGCCAAGGATCGCGCAGGCCCATCCACCGAGCCGCTTCGACCTGGGCGCTGGGCGCCTGGGCATGCGTTCGGCACCCGGCCAGCCCGTCGCGCCGGCACCCGGCACCGGCAGCACGACCCACATCGTGGTCGATCTGCGTGGCAAGCAAGTGTCGACCAACGCGACCGAGACGGACAAGCCTTACTCGCTGTTCACGCGGCTGACGGGCCTGCCGCTGGTGGAGGTTCAGCTGCCGGGATCGATTTCAACGTTCATGCTCGCGCGCACGCTCACCTACCAGGGCCAGCCCTGGCGCTTCGACATGTTCGGCGGCAGCCGCGCCACGCGCGGCCACCTGAGCCGCCCCTCCGACCTGCTGTCCGGCGCATCTGCATCGCCGTCGCTGCTGCCGGCGATCCGCTATGCCGACACCGTCCCGGGCAGCAGCCTGATGAAGCTCATCACCAAGCTCGCCCCGCAGCGCGAGGACTGGTCGCGCATGCAGCGCTCGCTGCTGGAGATGGTGCCAAGCGACCACGTCGTGGAGGGCACGCTGCGCCTGGGCTTTTTCGACGACGTCAGCGGCCCTGCGCACCCATTCAAGCCCACAGCACCCGACGGGCGCCCCCTGGCGCTGTGCCCCAACGATGGCTGCGGCTTTCTGAAGCTGGAGGTGGCCCAGCGCATCCCTGCCTTCCGTGCGTACTTCTCCGCCTGGGAAGCGGTGCAGGCCGGCCGGGCTAGCCAAGCCCAGCGCGACCTTCTGGCCAAGGACAAGGGACCCACGCGGCTGGCACCACAGGCGCTGCAGCACTTCCCACGCGACCAGGCGGCGCTGCAGGAGGCGCACGAAGCGATGCAGCGCCGGCTGCAGGCGCTGCCGCCCGAGCTGAGCCAACTGGTGCTGTACGAGCTGGCCACCAGCGGCGGCTACGAGGGCCAGAGAGTCCGGGCGGTGCCCTCCGCCGACAACCAGGTGCACCTGCCGCGCGAGCGCAGCCAGGCCTTCGACGCCGCCGGCGGCGCCTTGCTGATCGGCAAGCCGCCTTACGACAAGGAGAACCTGCTGCCGGTGCCGCAGGAGTATGTCGCTACCGCGGCGCAAGGCGATGCCACGGCCGAATTCCTCTCGCAGTGCTTCGGCATCCAGTACAGCTACACCGGCTTCGACGACAGCGCGGGCGACGCTGCTGGCAGCGACCCGGCGATGCTGCACAGCAAGGGCATGCTCATCGTAGTGCCGGCGCAGAACTGGCCGGCGCAGTTCGCGGACGTGGACCTGGCCTGCTCCAAGGAAGATCTCAAAACCCTGTCGCGCTGGACCGCCGGACGCGACCGCAGTGCCGTGCCGCAGGACATGCTCAGCACCGGCAGCCTGCGGCTCAAGGACATCGTGGAACCCGGGCGTATGGGCGCACTGCCGATCCCGGAGCTGCGCAAGCGCAACATGGACACCGACGGTGACGATGCGTTCGTGTACGCGGGCTACCCCAGGCTGGCGGAGCTGATCGCGCGCGAGATGGACGATCGTGCGGCGCGGCGCGGCCAGCCACGCTCTTTCAAGCCGCCGAAGACGGCCACGCCGGCCATCGACCCAGACAGCGGCCACTACCAGGCCGGGCGGCTGTCCGAGATCATGTCGCTGCAGCGTGGCGGCCAGATCATGGGCGCGGCCAGCACCCTGGCGGCGCGCTTCATGGCGCAGCCCGACCAGCTGCGCAAGGCGATGGCGCGCAAGATGATGTTCGGTACGTACGACGGCATCGAGCGCGACCTGCGCAACGGCTTGCGCCAGGTACTCGACGGCGAGACCACAGATCGCGAGGTGTTGTTGGCGCAACTGCGCGCCCAGGCGCACGAAGCGATCAGCCGCGCCCACATGCCCGAGGCGCGTGAAGTGGCCGAACTGCTGCACGCGCAGCTGCTTGAGCTCGAACTGGCAACGGCTCGCTCAGCCGAGGCGCCAGGCTTGCCCGACGCACTGGCTTCAGCCGAGGCGCCAGGCCTGCCCGACGCGCCGGCTTCAGCCGAGACGCCGCGCCTGCCCGACGCGCTGGCTGAGGCGTTCCCAACGCTCGCCCGGGCCTACATGGCTGCGCCTGATGCCGACGCACGTCTGCGCGCCATCCTCGACAACTACCCGGTGTGCCTGTTATCGCACGCACAGTTCCCGGAGGGGCAACCGGGGTTCATCCCCAACGAGCCGGAACTGAGCATGCGCAACCTCTTCACCATCGCCATCAAGGTGGGCACCGATGCGCTGAAATCCGACACCGGCACAGCGCTGTTCGCCAAGATCGTGGAGTCTTGCGAACGCTCCGAGCGAGCGTTCGCCGAGCGGGTACGCAGCGTGCCCTACGGCAAGACGACTGCCCGGGCCATGCACGAGGGCCGCTTCGACGCCGAGCAGACCAAGGTGCTGCTGCAGAACATGCCGACGATGGCGGCGGGCGTCATGCAAGACGCGCTGCACTCGCTGCAGCAGGCAGGCCTGATCGACCCGCCGCCCCCGCCGGCCGAGCGCCTGCGCGCCGTGCAGCACGAGGACATCGTGCGTGCGGCCGAGGCCCTGCGGACACGCGCCGGCGAGATGGAGCCCGTAATCACCAAAATGCTGATCGGCGCCGCCAAGCTCCATGGTGGGCACCTGGAGGGAATGGGCCATAAATTCAAATCGACCGGCTCGCTGGCGGAAAAATTCAGACAGCAGATTGCTTTGAAACACAAGACCCTGGAAGAAGCGGCCGCTTGCATCAACGACGCGCTGCGCTACAGCGTGGTATTGGAGCCGCAGCACTTCACCGCCGGCCTGCGCGGCGTGCTGGCCTCACTGGACAATCAAGGCCATGTGCGCGTCAAGCTGCTCAACCTGTTCACGCGGCAGCGGCAGGCATTCAAGGCAGTCAACGTCACGCTGCGCAGCCCGGAAGGCGCGCTGTGGGAGATCCAGTTCCACACGCCGGACACCTTCAAGCTCAAGGAGAAATTCCACGACGTGTACAAGGAAAGCTTTGCGCTGCAGCTTAAGAGCGCCTCACAGGTCGATCAGCACCAACTGCAGGCGTCTGCGCAGGCGGCCTTCAGCGGCGTGAATGCGCCGCCGGGCTGCGAGGAGATCGACGATTGGAAATAG
- a CDS encoding transglycosylase SLT domain-containing protein translates to MTSAPCLASVFVGLLCLGSTALHAQSLDPPLMAMHDAIAAAERGQSDAGQLSALSRHPLYGWLELATLKRTIDNVSNAQAQGFLQRYAGQPVAETFRSIWLPAVSRRQDWTTLLANWKPSDNVGLRCAQLTARQATGKADAQWSRDALTLWRNGKAMPDACDPVVAGLDARGDLTPALRWERVEAAADAQLPAVMRTAARGLPATELALANDYAAFLDKVHPRALTWPKTERSRRIAVDGLATLAKTDPDAAEQQLPQFATALGFSEAQRGQVLYQIALWTVASYLPGSARRLNAVPDALYDERLHEWRAREAMSRGDWPAALAAIRKMPATQRSDSRWQYFEARLTEKTGTAAAAQPLYRAAAQSPTFHGFLAADRLQQPYRLCPWEPKDSPQAKATVARDPALIRAIALFQIDRPGWAVAEWNDAATRFDDTQRRLAVEVASDNGWFDRAVFALGKQPDEQRLYSLRFPLHHDDSIRRQAAKNAIDPAWVAAEIRAESIFNPRARSPANAMGLMQVLPGTGAAVAKGIALPGYAGATSLYEPDTNIAIGTAYLRQLLNTYGLPYLTIAAYNAGPGPTGRWQSQRPGLEPDFWIETISYKETREYVARVLAFSVIYDWRLNGDMLPLNDRLMGKLADKRLKPVCTPGQADNNAAQN, encoded by the coding sequence ATGACTTCTGCCCCCTGTCTTGCCAGTGTTTTCGTCGGCCTGCTGTGCCTTGGCAGCACTGCGCTGCATGCCCAAAGCCTCGACCCGCCGTTGATGGCCATGCACGATGCCATCGCTGCCGCAGAGCGCGGCCAGTCCGATGCCGGTCAGCTCAGCGCGTTGAGCCGCCATCCGCTGTATGGCTGGCTGGAACTGGCCACGCTCAAGCGCACTATCGACAACGTCTCAAACGCACAGGCGCAGGGATTTCTGCAGCGCTACGCAGGCCAGCCGGTGGCCGAGACCTTTCGCAGCATCTGGCTGCCGGCGGTGTCCCGTCGTCAGGACTGGACCACACTGCTGGCGAACTGGAAGCCCTCCGACAACGTGGGCCTGCGCTGCGCACAGCTGACCGCGCGCCAAGCTACTGGCAAGGCCGATGCGCAGTGGAGCCGCGATGCGCTGACGCTGTGGCGCAACGGCAAGGCAATGCCCGATGCGTGCGACCCGGTGGTCGCCGGGCTGGATGCACGCGGCGATCTGACGCCCGCATTGCGTTGGGAGCGCGTGGAAGCGGCCGCCGATGCGCAACTGCCTGCGGTGATGCGCACTGCCGCGCGCGGATTGCCGGCCACCGAATTGGCGCTTGCCAACGATTACGCCGCCTTTCTCGACAAGGTGCATCCGCGTGCCTTGACTTGGCCGAAGACCGAGCGCAGCCGCCGCATCGCCGTCGATGGCCTGGCCACATTGGCCAAGACCGACCCGGACGCCGCCGAGCAGCAGCTTCCCCAATTCGCCACAGCGCTCGGCTTCAGCGAGGCGCAACGTGGGCAAGTGCTGTACCAGATCGCGTTGTGGACGGTGGCCTCGTACTTGCCGGGTTCGGCACGCCGCCTCAACGCAGTGCCCGATGCGTTGTACGACGAACGCCTGCACGAATGGCGCGCGCGCGAGGCGATGTCGCGCGGCGATTGGCCTGCGGCGTTGGCCGCGATCCGCAAGATGCCCGCGACCCAGCGCAGCGATTCGCGCTGGCAGTATTTCGAAGCACGCCTTACAGAGAAAACCGGCACTGCTGCTGCCGCACAGCCCCTGTATCGCGCGGCCGCGCAGTCGCCGACCTTCCACGGCTTCCTGGCCGCCGACCGCCTGCAGCAGCCGTACCGCCTGTGTCCGTGGGAGCCCAAGGACAGCCCGCAGGCCAAGGCCACTGTTGCGCGTGATCCGGCCTTGATCCGCGCGATCGCCTTGTTCCAGATCGACCGCCCCGGCTGGGCGGTGGCCGAGTGGAACGATGCTGCGACCCGCTTCGACGACACGCAGCGCCGCCTGGCCGTGGAAGTGGCCAGCGACAACGGCTGGTTCGACCGTGCGGTGTTCGCGCTTGGCAAGCAGCCGGACGAACAGCGGCTATATTCGCTGCGTTTTCCGCTGCATCACGACGACAGCATTCGTCGCCAAGCAGCCAAGAACGCGATCGACCCAGCCTGGGTAGCGGCGGAGATTCGTGCCGAAAGTATCTTCAATCCACGCGCGCGCTCGCCTGCCAACGCGATGGGCCTGATGCAGGTGTTGCCGGGCACCGGCGCGGCCGTGGCCAAGGGCATCGCCCTGCCCGGCTACGCGGGCGCGACCAGCCTGTACGAGCCGGATACCAACATCGCCATCGGCACGGCCTATCTACGCCAGCTGCTCAACACCTATGGCCTGCCCTATCTCACCATCGCCGCCTACAATGCCGGCCCCGGTCCCACCGGCCGCTGGCAATCGCAACGGCCGGGCTTGGAGCCGGATTTCTGGATCGAGACCATCAGCTACAAGGAAACCCGCGAATACGTTGCGCGCGTGCTGGCTTTCAGCGTGATTTACGACTGGCGCCTCAATGGCGACATGCTGCCGCTGAACGATCGCCTGATGGGCAAGCTGGCGGACAAGCGCTTGAAGCCGGTGTGCACACCGGGTCAGGCGGACAATAACGCGGCCCAGAACTGA
- a CDS encoding multifunctional CCA addition/repair protein — translation MKTYLVGGAVRDALLGQPAGDRDWVVVGADQAQMDALGFKPVGKDFPVFLHPRSGEEYALARTERKSGRGYRGFVVDADPSVTLEEDLLRRDFTINAIARDEDTGELFDPYNGARDLQARVLRHVGPAFAEDPVRVLRAARFMARLAPLGFTIAPETAALMREMAASGELDSLVPERVWQELRRVLASAQPSAFLRTLHDTDALRSILPEIDALYGVPQRADFHPEVDTGIHQEMVSDMAARLAPGDALVGFAALTHDVGKALTPPHEWPRHVMHEQRGVAPLQALCERLKVPQDYRQLAVTACREHLNVHRLAELRDRTVHELLVRCDAFRRPERIAQLALVCEADKRGRLGSEEAAYPQGEELKRLHAVALAINARDLAATGLQGPQIGEALAKARIAAISEARTR, via the coding sequence ATGAAGACCTATCTCGTTGGCGGCGCGGTCCGCGATGCTCTGCTTGGTCAGCCAGCCGGGGACCGCGACTGGGTCGTGGTCGGTGCCGATCAGGCACAGATGGACGCGCTGGGTTTCAAGCCGGTCGGTAAGGATTTCCCGGTATTTCTGCATCCGCGCAGCGGCGAGGAGTACGCGCTGGCACGCACCGAGCGTAAATCCGGGCGGGGCTACCGCGGCTTCGTGGTGGATGCCGATCCGTCGGTAACACTGGAAGAGGATCTGCTACGTCGCGACTTCACCATCAATGCGATCGCACGCGACGAAGACACTGGCGAGTTGTTCGATCCTTACAATGGCGCACGCGATCTGCAGGCGCGCGTACTGCGCCATGTGGGGCCAGCGTTTGCCGAAGATCCCGTGCGCGTGTTGCGCGCGGCGCGCTTCATGGCGCGGCTGGCACCGCTTGGTTTCACTATCGCGCCGGAAACGGCTGCATTGATGCGCGAAATGGCAGCCAGCGGCGAACTGGACAGCCTGGTGCCGGAACGTGTGTGGCAAGAGCTGCGTCGCGTGTTGGCCAGTGCACAGCCATCGGCATTCCTGCGCACCTTGCACGATACCGATGCACTGCGCAGCATCCTGCCCGAAATCGATGCATTGTATGGCGTGCCGCAGCGCGCCGATTTTCACCCGGAAGTGGACACCGGGATTCACCAGGAAATGGTCAGCGACATGGCCGCGCGATTGGCACCCGGCGATGCGCTGGTGGGCTTTGCTGCGCTCACCCACGATGTGGGCAAGGCACTCACGCCACCTCACGAATGGCCACGCCACGTGATGCACGAACAACGCGGCGTCGCGCCATTGCAGGCACTGTGCGAACGCCTCAAGGTGCCGCAGGATTATCGGCAACTCGCCGTCACTGCCTGCCGCGAACACTTGAACGTGCATCGCCTGGCAGAACTCCGCGACCGCACCGTGCACGAGCTGCTGGTGCGCTGCGATGCCTTCCGCCGGCCGGAGCGCATCGCACAACTCGCACTTGTCTGCGAAGCGGATAAGCGTGGCCGACTAGGCAGCGAAGAGGCCGCCTACCCGCAGGGCGAAGAACTCAAACGTTTGCATGCTGTCGCACTGGCGATCAATGCGCGCGATCTGGCAGCAACAGGATTGCAGGGCCCGCAGATCGGCGAGGCATTGGCCAAGGCACGGATCGCTGCGATTTCCGAGGCGCGCACAAGGTAG